The following proteins are encoded in a genomic region of Candidatus Nanoarchaeia archaeon:
- the rrp42 gene encoding exosome complex protein Rrp42: MVVKTSKQRMLEFFAKGFRLDGRKLNEFRNVQVETGISPNAEGSSRVKIGDTEVLAGVKLELGTPYPDKPDEGTIMVGAELLPLSSPDFEAGPPGIGAIELARVVDRGIREAAVIDFKRLCITPGEKAWIVVIDIISVNDDGNLFDAAALAAIAAVKNCRFPEISDGVIDYKSTTEEKLPLNEESVEVTVHKIGGTIFIDPSLAEEQLSEARLTVAVTKEGDLCALQKGGDFPLVEEDIYAMIDLAVEKSKELRKLI, from the coding sequence ATGGTAGTGAAAACCTCAAAGCAACGTATGCTTGAATTTTTTGCAAAAGGCTTCCGGCTGGATGGGAGGAAGCTTAATGAGTTCCGGAACGTCCAGGTCGAGACAGGGATATCGCCGAATGCCGAGGGCTCTAGCCGCGTGAAAATTGGGGACACAGAAGTGCTGGCAGGCGTGAAGCTGGAGCTTGGCACACCCTATCCTGACAAGCCGGATGAAGGAACGATCATGGTGGGAGCTGAATTGCTGCCCTTGTCAAGCCCGGATTTCGAGGCAGGGCCTCCAGGGATTGGAGCCATTGAGCTCGCCCGCGTCGTTGATCGGGGGATTAGGGAGGCTGCAGTTATTGATTTTAAGAGATTGTGCATCACGCCTGGAGAAAAGGCATGGATTGTCGTGATTGATATCATCTCAGTTAATGATGATGGTAACCTTTTTGACGCTGCTGCCCTGGCAGCCATAGCTGCGGTAAAGAACTGCAGATTTCCTGAAATTTCTGACGGAGTGATTGATTACAAGAGCACCACAGAGGAAAAGCTTCCATTAAACGAAGAGTCTGTGGAGGTTACAGTCCATAAGATAGGAGGCACTATTTTTATAGACCCGTCACTGGCAGAGGAACAGCTGTCTGAAGCCAGGCTTACGGTTGCGGTCACAAAAGAAGGGGATCTTTGCGCGCTCCAGAAAGGCGGAGATTTTCCCCTCGTAGAGGAAGATATTTATGCGATGATTGACCTTGCAGTGGAGAAAAGCAAGGAACTCAGAAAACTCATCTAA
- a CDS encoding exosome complex exonuclease Rrp41 (involved in the 3' to 5' degradation of a variety of RNA species; forms a trimer of heterodimers (hexamer) with Rrp42; Rrp41 is the catalytically active subunit) has protein sequence MAFTRPDNRKVNDFRDIEAKAGIIKRADGSGYFRIGKTVAYAAVYGPRDLYPRFLQNPQKGILRCSYNMMPFSGSGERVRPGTNRRSREISHVTEKALLPVLDLTEFPNAVVDVFIELPQTDAGTRCAGICAASIALADAGIPMRDMVSAIAAGYIGGTALIDVSKEEEDYAGGMADIPIALLPRTGEITLLQMDGIMPKDQLKKAIMLAKEACKKIITVQQKALKEKYGRW, from the coding sequence ATGGCATTTACACGTCCAGACAATAGGAAAGTGAACGATTTTCGGGATATCGAGGCCAAAGCAGGCATCATCAAGCGCGCAGACGGAAGCGGCTACTTCAGGATTGGAAAGACTGTCGCATACGCAGCAGTCTATGGGCCAAGAGACCTGTATCCAAGGTTTCTTCAGAACCCCCAAAAAGGGATCCTGCGGTGCAGCTATAACATGATGCCATTCTCAGGCTCAGGGGAGCGTGTGCGCCCAGGGACAAACAGAAGGTCGCGCGAGATTTCGCATGTAACCGAGAAAGCGCTGCTTCCGGTCCTGGACTTGACTGAATTTCCGAATGCAGTCGTTGATGTTTTTATCGAGCTTCCGCAGACTGATGCAGGAACACGATGCGCAGGGATTTGCGCTGCCTCTATAGCATTGGCAGACGCCGGGATTCCCATGAGGGATATGGTGAGCGCGATTGCAGCAGGATATATAGGCGGAACCGCCCTGATTGATGTCTCAAAGGAGGAAGAGGATTATGCCGGAGGCATGGCAGACATTCCGATTGCGCTCCTGCCACGCACGGGGGAGATTACACTCTTGCAGATGGATGGAATTATGCCGAAGGATCAGCTGAAGAAGGCCATTATGCTGGCAAAAGAGGCATGTAAGAAGATCATCACGGTTCAGCAGAAAGCGCTGAAGGAGAAATACGGAAGATGGTAG
- the rrp4 gene encoding exosome complex RNA-binding protein Rrp4 — MALLAKEKDILVPGEEIAKGMDYIPGSGTYRDKDSVVCQRFGLLSLSGRTAHIIPLTGKYAPKKDDTIIGIVADVSFSGWRIDTNSAYSAMLNVKDATSEFVSKGADLTRFFKIGDIIFTKIFNVTSQKLIDLSMRGPELRKLEGGTIISVDPNKVPRLIGKNASMVTLMEGTGCRIYIGQNGLVWIKGEPDAEVRLIKIIKKVEEEAHTPGLTKKIEDYVNEIKKEAKKV; from the coding sequence ATGGCGCTGCTTGCAAAAGAAAAAGATATCCTGGTTCCAGGAGAGGAGATTGCCAAAGGCATGGACTATATCCCAGGGAGCGGTACATACCGCGACAAGGACTCAGTCGTTTGCCAGCGCTTCGGATTGCTGAGCCTCAGCGGAAGGACAGCCCATATCATCCCCTTGACCGGAAAGTATGCGCCAAAAAAGGACGACACCATTATCGGGATAGTTGCTGATGTCAGTTTTTCCGGATGGAGGATTGATACAAACTCTGCCTACTCTGCCATGCTGAATGTCAAGGATGCAACCTCTGAGTTTGTCAGCAAAGGCGCGGATTTAACCAGGTTCTTTAAGATAGGAGATATTATCTTCACGAAGATTTTTAACGTAACAAGCCAGAAATTGATTGATTTGAGCATGAGGGGGCCTGAGCTGAGGAAACTCGAAGGCGGCACCATCATCTCTGTCGACCCCAATAAAGTCCCCCGCCTTATTGGAAAGAATGCCAGCATGGTTACGCTGATGGAGGGAACAGGCTGCAGGATCTATATAGGCCAAAACGGGCTTGTGTGGATCAAAGGCGAGCCCGATGCTGAGGTGCGCCTTATCAAGATAATAAAGAAAGTGGAAGAGGAGGCCCACACTCCTGGACTCACCAAGAAGATCGAGGATTACGTGAACGAGATCAAGAAGGAGGCAAAGAAGGTATAA
- the psmA gene encoding archaeal proteasome endopeptidase complex subunit alpha — MQPMPHQIMGYDRAITMFSPDGRLLQVEYAKKTVKQGSTAIGMVCSDGVLLVTDKRIVDVLIVPESVDKIWQIDDHIATSASGILSDARVLIERAQLRAHQNRITFDSEIDVKSVVKEVSDLCQICTQSGGLRPFGVALLIAGIDPDGPKLFETDPTGIFFQYKASVIGEGEAEIEPILHKEYSEKMTIEEGFMLCLQSLRKILDKNLNADRIDAAYITTAERKFTKISRQKIDKAIRELKKK, encoded by the coding sequence ATGCAGCCAATGCCACATCAGATTATGGGATATGACAGGGCAATAACTATGTTCAGCCCGGACGGAAGGCTTCTCCAGGTGGAGTACGCCAAAAAAACCGTGAAGCAGGGCTCTACAGCCATCGGCATGGTATGCTCCGACGGCGTATTATTGGTTACAGACAAGAGGATTGTTGACGTTTTGATTGTGCCTGAATCTGTGGACAAGATCTGGCAGATTGATGACCACATTGCCACAAGTGCCTCGGGGATTTTGTCTGATGCCAGGGTCTTGATTGAGCGCGCCCAGTTGAGGGCGCACCAGAACCGGATTACATTCGATTCAGAGATTGACGTCAAGTCAGTCGTCAAGGAGGTTTCTGATTTATGCCAGATTTGCACCCAGTCAGGCGGTTTGAGGCCTTTTGGGGTTGCGTTGCTGATTGCAGGCATAGATCCTGACGGGCCAAAGCTGTTTGAGACTGACCCAACAGGGATCTTCTTCCAATACAAGGCAAGCGTCATTGGTGAAGGCGAAGCTGAGATTGAGCCGATCCTCCATAAAGAGTATTCTGAGAAGATGACAATTGAGGAGGGGTTCATGTTGTGTTTGCAGAGCCTTCGGAAGATATTAGACAAGAATCTGAATGCAGACAGGATAGATGCAGCCTATATCACAACAGCAGAGCGGAAATTCACGAAGATCTCAAGGCAGAAGATCGACAAGGCAATTCGGGAGCTGAAGAAGAAGTAA
- a CDS encoding Rpp14/Pop5 family protein produces MIKALQPSLREKKRYVAFEIMSASPARFGDAQRAILQSLHSLFGVAGASKFGVQFIDVWKNQRGVIRIGHRFVDHLKAGFCFVRIQGKEVICRSLGVSGMVQKAIQRTEGVR; encoded by the coding sequence ATGATTAAGGCCTTGCAGCCAAGTTTGCGGGAAAAGAAGCGATATGTGGCGTTTGAGATTATGTCTGCGAGTCCGGCCCGCTTCGGAGATGCCCAGAGAGCGATTTTGCAGAGCCTTCACAGCCTGTTCGGGGTTGCAGGAGCAAGCAAGTTTGGAGTGCAATTTATAGATGTCTGGAAAAACCAGAGAGGAGTTATCCGCATTGGGCACAGGTTTGTAGACCATCTCAAGGCAGGCTTTTGCTTCGTCAGGATTCAGGGAAAAGAGGTTATTTGCAGGTCACTAGGAGTTAGCGGTATGGTACAAAAAGCAATCCAGAGGACAGAGGGGGTGAGATAA